The genomic DNA TTTTTTTTCTTATGGGCAAAGGTCTAATCAGATGATGCGTTGGATGAATAGGATGTAAAAACTTGTCCGGAATGAGGAGGATTAATTTATGCAGCCCTTGGTTTCAATCATCATCCCTTTTTATAACTGTGCGTTCGTCGATCAAGCCATTGAGAGCGCCCTGCAACAGTCATACCCGAACATCGAGGTTATTCTTGTGGACGATGGATCTGATCGAGAAGTAGAACGGATTCATCCTTATCTGTCTTCGATTAACTATGTAAGGAAAGCAAATGGGGGGACAGCATCTGCCATTAACACAGGTATCCACCATTCAAATGGGGAGTATATCGCCTGGTTGAGTTCGGATGATGTTTTCCTGCCGCACAAGGTAGAACAGCAAATCCACTTCATGAAGAAGCACCATGCAAAGGCAAGCTTTACCAACTATGACTACATTGGGCCTGATAATAATCTCCTTATCCCTAAATGCGGAGAACAATTCCAGCATGCAGAAGGAGTATATCGCTCATTTTTGACATCCAACCCGATTAACGGGTGCACCGTTATCCTTCACAGGGAAGTCTTCGATCGCGTAGGCTATTTTTCTACGGAGTTCAACTATACTCAGGATTATGAAATGTGGTACCGCATCTTACTGAAAGGCATTCCATTTTACTATCTTGACCAAGTCCTGTTGAACTATCGCGCCCACCCC from Rossellomorea marisflavi includes the following:
- a CDS encoding glycosyltransferase, yielding MQPLVSIIIPFYNCAFVDQAIESALQQSYPNIEVILVDDGSDREVERIHPYLSSINYVRKANGGTASAINTGIHHSNGEYIAWLSSDDVFLPHKVEQQIHFMKKHHAKASFTNYDYIGPDNNLLIPKCGEQFQHAEGVYRSFLTSNPINGCTVILHREVFDRVGYFSTEFNYTQDYEMWYRILLKGIPFYYLDQVLLNYRAHPNQGTSKNQEGIKKEIFMIKHHYIPRLENFLNFQGNRLKRVVFE